One stretch of Lacrimispora sphenoides DNA includes these proteins:
- a CDS encoding diaminopimelate decarboxylase, with product MDKRPFVTKEKLEEIAREYPTPFHLYDEKGIRENAQKLKEAFSWNKGYREYFAVKATPNPFILNILKDYGCGADCSSMTELMMSDCLGFTGSDIMFSSNDTPAEEFQYADKIGGIINLDDITHIEFLKKAIGHIPETISCRYNPGGIFKISNDIMDNPGDSKYGMTTEQMFEAFRILKSNGAKNFGIHAFLASNTVTNEYYPLLAKVLFELAVELKKETGAHISFINLSGGIGIPYRPGEESNDIKAIGEGVRAVYEEILVPEGMGDVAIYTELGRFMLGPYGGLVTRAIHEKHTHKEYIGVDACTVNLMRPAMYGAYHHITVMGKEGDVCGHKYDVVGSLCENNDKFAIDRNLPEISVGDLLFIHDTGAHGFAMGYNYNGKLKSAELLLKEDGSVQMIRRAETPRDYFATFDFCDVLKDMKY from the coding sequence ATGGACAAGAGACCATTTGTTACAAAGGAAAAGTTAGAAGAGATCGCGAGAGAGTATCCAACGCCTTTTCATTTATACGATGAAAAGGGAATCAGGGAGAATGCCCAGAAGTTAAAGGAGGCGTTTTCCTGGAATAAAGGGTACCGGGAGTATTTTGCGGTTAAGGCCACGCCCAATCCATTTATCCTGAATATTTTAAAGGATTATGGGTGCGGAGCGGACTGTTCATCCATGACAGAGCTTATGATGTCTGATTGTCTTGGCTTTACCGGCTCTGATATCATGTTTTCATCCAATGACACGCCTGCCGAGGAATTCCAGTATGCGGACAAAATCGGCGGTATCATCAATCTGGACGACATCACTCATATAGAATTTCTTAAAAAAGCCATCGGGCATATTCCGGAGACCATCAGCTGCCGATATAATCCGGGCGGTATATTTAAGATCAGCAATGACATTATGGATAATCCGGGAGATTCCAAATATGGGATGACGACCGAGCAGATGTTTGAGGCCTTCCGTATATTGAAAAGCAATGGAGCCAAAAACTTCGGAATTCATGCATTTTTAGCGAGCAACACGGTTACCAATGAATATTATCCTCTTCTTGCAAAGGTGCTTTTCGAGCTTGCGGTAGAGCTTAAAAAGGAGACGGGCGCCCATATCTCTTTCATTAACCTGTCAGGAGGAATCGGAATTCCTTACCGTCCGGGGGAGGAGTCTAATGACATCAAGGCCATCGGTGAAGGGGTCAGAGCGGTTTATGAAGAAATTCTGGTGCCGGAAGGAATGGGAGATGTGGCAATTTACACAGAGCTTGGACGCTTCATGCTTGGGCCTTACGGCGGACTCGTAACAAGGGCTATTCATGAGAAGCATACCCACAAGGAATACATCGGCGTTGATGCCTGTACGGTAAATCTGATGAGACCGGCTATGTATGGCGCTTACCATCATATCACTGTTATGGGAAAAGAGGGAGATGTGTGCGGCCATAAATATGATGTGGTGGGATCTCTCTGTGAAAATAATGACAAATTCGCCATTGACCGGAACCTGCCTGAGATATCCGTAGGCGATCTGCTTTTCATTCACGATACGGGAGCTCATGGCTTTGCCATGGGATATAATTATAATGGGAAATTAAAGTCTGCGGAGCTGCTCTTAAAAGAAGATGGATCCGTTCAGATGATCCGCAGGGCGGAGACTCCCAGGGATTATT